The DNA region aaatccgcgaCTGTGACTAGCTACGCTTACCTTACGATACCGGCTTCCAAGAGCCTGTACTACCGCTGGCACTCACTCTGCACCTGCGCCCACGTTCTGCAGCATCGTCGCCTGGCCGCAGTGGTTAATTTTAACATCGCAAGCCGCCTGCATCCACGGCTCGCCGTCGGCCTGCACCGGCACCGTCCCGTTGATGCGGAACCGCACGCTTCGGGCCTGCCCCAGCCGGACCGGTTTGCTGAGGCCAACCTGCAGCTGGGCGATGTGGAACGACGACACGACGCCAAACACCTCCAGCACGCCGTCGGATATGCTGTGCGCCTCGCGCATTATTCCCCCGTGGGTGGGCGAATCTTTGCTCATTTCTGGGGAAAAAGAGATTTGAGATTTAGCTTGGAATCTTTTGCAGGGAGAGACAAACCCCAAAGTTTAACGCCAGCGCCCCACGAATCAATGTTAAGTACGACGATCGATTGCAGCTCGGGCAAATCTATTTTGACGTCGTCAAGATACAGCTCAACCTTCTTTTCCAAATCTACGCAGTCCTGTTGCATGACTTGGTGCGTACCGAAGCAGAGATACAGTGCCTGATGGGATAGACATTTGATTAGTAATTGATTCAAATTGAAGTGAATTAATCTTACCTTATTGATAAATCTACTACTAAACACGTACAGCGAGCTTTCCCGGGCTTTGTGGAAATTAAGCGTCACCAAAGCGTCCACCCCGACACTAAAATAATTGTACACGAAAACGCTTCGCCGCTGGTGAAACCTCGGAACCGGAAACCGAATATGATGATGGGCGTCAATTTCCATCAGCCACCGGTCCAGTTTAACAGCTCGCGCCTGCTGAATCTTGCGCAGATATTGGATCGGGTTGAACGTGTCCGGCCCTTCGGCGCCCCAGCCAAGAACGCGCGACAGATCGTTCCCGGTTCCCAGCGGCAGAATGGCCACCTCCGGCAGTGGATCCACGTTCATCTGCAGTATCGTGTTCAGGACCCAATCGACTGTTCCGTCACCTCCGGCGACCAAAATTCGACAAGTGGCCGGCGCAGCGTGAATTGCCCACTGAAGTGCTTCCTGAGGACCGTGCGATTCAAGCTCAAACACCTGCAACGGGTGCAGGATGCCGCGCATTTGAGCGACCACTTCCGGAGATCCGCTGCTGCCGGATTTTGAGTTTGCTGAAAGAAGAAATTTGATGTTATctaaaatgttagaaaaagtCATCAAGTACTCACCAACTACGATCAAAGGCCGCCACTGGTCCTTCCACTCGGGAGGAATAATTCCCGTCAGATGCACCTTCGGAGCTCCCTTCGTCCTCGACGCCAGAATGCACTTTGGGGGGAAAATCATGCTCTTAAACTCCCCAAAGTCGCACAGCGTGGACGAAACCTCCGAAAAGCACTTGTCGTGCGCCGTCCGCTGGCACCAGGCACACCGCTGACCATAAAGCCCCGGTTCGCTAATCTGGTCCACATCCTCCGCGCAAACGCAGCATTCCGATGCCAGCGGCAGATTCCCCCTAACCCACAAGTGCCGACTCTCCTTCCCATCATCCGCCCTGCTTCTAATTCGCAGCTCTTTACATCGAAACTCCACGTCCGCCTTCCGGACGCACCCATTATCGGAGCAAACCCCGCAATTCTCACAAAACACCCCATTCGAGGACATCAAAATTTCGCAGATAGAACAGAAACACGACCGATTCAGCAGCTTAATTGACTTCCACGCGTGCCGCCGCTTGCCGTCCGGAATGTACACGACTTGTTCTTTCAGAAAAAACCTGCCGGCGAGCCATACCGAGCCCAGAATCAGGAACACGGATAGGAACAGGTTGAACGAGCAATCAAACATGATTCTTGTTTTGGTGCCCCCACTGGGAAAACCACCTCCACCCCACTCTAACACAAAGCGCTGCACACCGTTCAAAAACTAGCAATTTTCCATCGTCACgcaaataaatgcaaatttaaaaccacgaccttttcaaggatttttggaaaaaggaaAAAGGAAATTAATTTCCAGCTGATGCGCAAAATTGATGGATCGCGCgagctttgtttacgttttgatGCGCTGCTGGGATGCGTTCACGGAGCAACAACGTCAAAAGAGGTGTGAACGTGCATCCCCACCTcgcacggaaaaaaagtttgtttgactCGAATGAAATTTTTACTTTTGTAAATAAgtgagcgttcttttattatgtaaggtacgcacttcggaaggaatcggtcaagaaaaatttcaaatgggcagcagcggtagcgaaagcaagtcagagagagtgaagaaaagccccaagaaaataTTTCCTCTCTTTTGTTCggccgttcgtaaagctgtttcttgaccccctttCTTTTGAAGAGGGGGTTCGAATGGCgttttacgctccatacaaaacttttaaaatttgtatggaaatctcgatggaaattttgttacgagggggtctaaaaatccgcaccatttgattttgctggccggacaaaatttgacctcaatcttgttcgtgtacgtacacgcaatacatgtgcACGTGGATACCTAATGTATTGTTATCTCAAACAAAACATTGTAAACGGGCCaatgtcgaagtgtaaacaaagagtctatcctgctcacgtcagttgatgtttatattaggaacgagcaggacagactttttgtttacacttcaacATCGACccgtttacaatgttttgctagatCTGAGGTTTAAATTTACATATGGATTTTGGACCCTACGCACAAAGAAAAAAActgatcgttcgttggattaattGTTTGCGTTCGCTATAGCGAATTATAATTCAAACGTATTCGGATAAAAAAGCACTCAAGCTCGCACTCAAGTGTCAAATCCAACAGATGTCAAA from Culex quinquefasciatus strain JHB chromosome 3, VPISU_Cqui_1.0_pri_paternal, whole genome shotgun sequence includes:
- the LOC6041335 gene encoding diacylglycerol kinase epsilon produces the protein MFDCSFNLFLSVFLILGSVWLAGRFFLKEQVVYIPDGKRRHAWKSIKLLNRSCFCSICEILMSSNGVFCENCGVCSDNGCVRKADVEFRCKELRIRSRADDGKESRHLWVRGNLPLASECCVCAEDVDQISEPGLYGQRCAWCQRTAHDKCFSEVSSTLCDFGEFKSMIFPPKCILASRTKGAPKVHLTGIIPPEWKDQWRPLIVVANSKSGSSGSPEVVAQMRGILHPLQVFELESHGPQEALQWAIHAAPATCRILVAGGDGTVDWVLNTILQMNVDPLPEVAILPLGTGNDLSRVLGWGAEGPDTFNPIQYLRKIQQARAVKLDRWLMEIDAHHHIRFPVPRFHQRRSVFVYNYFSVGVDALVTLNFHKARESSLYVFSSRFINKALYLCFGTHQVMQQDCVDLEKKVELYLDDVKIDLPELQSIVVLNIDSWGAGVKLWEMSKDSPTHGGIMREAHSISDGVLEVFGVVSSFHIAQLQVGLSKPVRLGQARSVRFRINGTVPVQADGEPWMQAACDVKINHCGQATMLQNVGAGAE